Part of the Marasmius oreades isolate 03SP1 chromosome 5, whole genome shotgun sequence genome is shown below.
gGGATAAGGCTGGACTAGAGGTGCGTGATGCACGGGTGGCTGGGTGGGAGGATCTGGCGAAGGAGCTACGGGATTGCATTAGCGGTCACTGGTAACGAGGACGACTTGGAAAGATACGAACGCTTTGTGTCGGCTTGCTTCCTCTGCCGGGGTTTCTTGGATGGCCTGTCGGGGGATGGTTGCGGCTGAGACGGCAGGTCGCCCGGCGAGGCAGGAGGAGGATCGTTGAGGGATTCGGGAGTTGACTCGGCCATTCTTGATGATTTATAAACAACAAAAAGTCTTACAAAAGCTGGTACACAAATAATTGGAATGGTTAGTCACACATCGACTTGTCTTGAGTTCGCGGCGCACCTTTTGATAGGGTGATGTTCAACCAGCGGTTTACGCAAATCGACTCAGTGCCGTTTGCGGAGTTTCAATTTCATTTTCCGACGTCCTTTTCGGGACATTTCGACATCCTCTTGCAGGGAAAATATAATTTAAAATAACCGCCACATGGAGGTGGAGCTGCTCCTTTATCCAATCATAACGACCGCACTAATGAAACCCCGATATAGACTCGCCTACTCCCTCGCATGCGACGAACGCACCGCCATTCATCTCTTCATATTACACCAAGCAAGAAAAATACCCGCACACCCCGGTGACACCGTCCCTGTGTCGCGGTCAACGACGAGCGTCGAGGTTCCCGCGAAACTTGAAAAGAGAAGCATGTCGTCATTCTACCAGTACCGTGGACGTCTTCGACCTACAAAACGGTTAAATGAgtgatttcaaaaggacaCAAATCAGCACGGACCCCCGTTTTTCCCATGTATTACCTTTCCAATTCCCATCCTCAACGTCTACCAGGAACACCCCCACCTGACAAACCCGGGTTAACCTCCCTCTTGTCCTCCGTTGCGATCCCAGAAGGATCAAGCCACGAATATCCTGTCGGTCGACACAACACCGCCATCATGTTCCTTCTCCACGTCCCGTGCGAGAAAGGATTCGGGGGTGCAGGCCCAGGTACGAGTGTTTTATGAGCCTGATTTCGGATCTATTGCAAGCAAGTCAAGTTCAAGGCCCGGAACAAGGAACAATCAAAGTGCAAGAGGAATTATAAGAGAAACAAAAGTtaaaaaagaaaagttaAGAATCCCCGGAATTGAATAAGGTTCACTTCGAGACACGAGTGCAATATGCATCATTCAGTTATTCCGTTTAGATAAACGAGATGCGGATCTTCCTATCGTCGGGCTGAAAGTTGTTCCTTCGGCAAGATCAACAAAGCCCCGTACGTTCCAAGTGCGAGGTAGGGCCGAATGACATCGCGAGAAACCACTGGGATGGAAACCAGCGCAGGGAAGAATGTATACGGAGTAAATGAGGTGCTTCTTGTCGACAGCGACAAGAGTAAACAACTCTATAAGAATGAGTCATGGTCGGCGTAAGGTAGCCGTTCAAATTGACGTGCCGGCGGATAGACGGCTAAGTCGACCAAAGCTGCAGCAAGCGAAAGCGAAACCCCATGTATCCACCATTCCCAATGGCGAAATGAATAACGTTGCTTCAAAACAAGACAGGACAAATGCATCGAAACCGAAACCGAAACCGAAACACGTTCAAAAACGGGAGGACGCCCGTGATCATGATCGGAAAGAATAGAGGCATACCAATGGTTGGGTGAAGAGAATATAGAAAAAGAATGGATACTCACCTGTTCAATGGTGGTGATGTTCAAAAGTACCAGCTGTAGAATGTAAGATGTTAATCAGTCATCAGAACCATGAATGGTACGTTATGAAGCGACTGATTCCCGAGAAGAAACAGACTAACtccagaaaagaaaaaataaACGAGGGGTAAAAAAAGCTCACTCTGATATGATACGAAAATAATGCGGCGACGGGCCAAAACACCAAAACACTCATGACAAAGGCGGCCGCACTACCAGCGCCATCGCTTCTACCAATCGCCTGACGAAAATCCATTCCTTCCCTGTCTGTGAGAAGAAAGATATGAAGGGCGCTCGTAGTGATGATTAATATCAACGACATGGTCTGTGGAAACCAGACGTTATCGGTCAAGTCAGTCTGGTTGGGGCGAGTGCGAGACGGGCTTACACCGGCTAAGAGCAGGAAGAAGAATGTGGTATAATTTCTCTTCCCAATACAGTTGTTCACCCACTGGCAGTGGTGGTCGCAACCGTCTATACAGTTGTCGCACTGAAAGTAACATTACTTCATCTCCTCTGGAGTCCGAGTGAGAGAAAGAACTGACCATTTTACAATGACTCGATCTTGGCGGCCTGTATGTTTTACACGTTGGACAATACTTCACTCGGACCCTGTTGAAACCTAGTCAGTAACCGAAGGAGAAAGTAAAGTATATTAGCGCACACGTCTGACCGGACCTTTAAATCCCTCGGCATAGGTGCACGCACGCCCCCATCTGAGGGAGAAGTGGTCGGGTACGGTGGGTCGGGGTCTAGATCCCGGGGTAATATTCCAGGATCCATAGTTGCCTACAAGTTCAAACGTCAGTAGTCTACTTCCTCGCAACGGTCAGAACATGAGCACATACCGTGGTTAACATACTTGTTATTACAACTGCGGCCAGATAAGCACCTATAATGACAATCGCTTTCCCTCCTCCTAAATTCGACCAGTACCATGGACAAGTTGTACCAAACCACAGTCCGCAGATGGCTAAGACGATGCCGAAGCAGAATATAAAAGCCCAGGGGCTGTCGCCCCCTGTAAGCAACCTTCCGTGACAAAAGAAGCGGTTTCTGGAAGGATGCAATTCGTGATTCCGGTATGGTTT
Proteins encoded:
- a CDS encoding uncharacterized protein (BUSCO:EOG09264FYY), with amino-acid sequence MPPTTTATGRTHAGGIQPSASFFRPSRPNQENQYLPQRNVFPLENIPKRDSDSSEHNGSKVFNLRRGMSVDNGEDSITQEFDDDDPTSSKLHEEEAIDIGRYKPSSPSTSQNHNELSISRARRRDRRRSSFTDGSSSFVPAGSPFMTSLANTLKINPKTNKPYRNHELHPSRNRFFCHGRLLTGGDSPWAFIFCFGIVLAICGLWFGTTCPWYWSNLGGGKAIVIIGAYLAAVVITSMLTTATMDPGILPRDLDPDPPYPTTSPSDGGVRAPMPRDLKVRSDVVRVKYCPTCKTYRPPRSSHCKMCDNCIDGCDHHCQWVNNCIGKRNYTTFFFLLLAGTMSLILIITTSALHIFLLTDREGMDFRQAIGRSDGAGSAAAFVMSVLVFWPVAALFSYHIRLVLLNITTIEQIRNQAHKTLVPGPAPPNPFSHGTWRRNMMAVLCRPTGYSWLDPSGIATEDKREVNPGLSGGGVPGRR